From one Musa acuminata AAA Group cultivar baxijiao chromosome BXJ2-6, Cavendish_Baxijiao_AAA, whole genome shotgun sequence genomic stretch:
- the LOC135613855 gene encoding uncharacterized protein LOC135613855, translating to MANKLHRLLTIPWKREIAQPGLRLGLMFPGARSLASSVPAPEEAARFAPSPTPSKPEVEEEDAASTKGEEGTTVDEEDDGVQVNKLTGEVGGPKGPEPTRYGDWERGGRCSDF from the coding sequence ATGGCGAACAAACTCCACCGCTTGTTGACCATCCCATGGAAGCGTGAGATCGCGCAGCCGGGATTAAGGCTAGGGTTGATGTTTCCGGGCGCGAGGTCCCTTGCGTCTTCCGTTCCGGCGCCGGAAGAGGCAGCTCGATTCGCTCCCTCTCCTACCCCGTCCAAGCCGGAAGTGGAGGAGGAAGACGCGGCCTCGACGAAAGGGGAAGAAGGCACCACGGTCGACGAAGAGGACGATGGCGTCCAGGTGAACAAGCTCACCGGCGAGGTCGGCGGGCCGAAGGGCCCCGAGCCTACGCGGTACGGCGATTGGGAGCGCGGAGGCCGTTGCTCAGACTTCTAG